A single genomic interval of Telopea speciosissima isolate NSW1024214 ecotype Mountain lineage unplaced genomic scaffold, Tspe_v1 Tspe_v1.0075, whole genome shotgun sequence harbors:
- the LOC122647565 gene encoding uncharacterized protein LOC122647565 yields MAALHCDGSLTADRAAYGGLMHNNMGVPILAYVGKGVEASVLSMELLAIHRGLSLCLEKDIHSVSIRSDSKLAVDILMGSITCPWSVYVLKCQIGALLHHLSHKEFRHVWRELNQPEDFIASINNGDGEAIIHPLEFPEDLMRLIHDDASKKTYFRPP; encoded by the coding sequence ATGGCCGCACTCCATTGCGATGGATCTTTGACTGCAGATAGGGCTGCTTATGGGGGACTTATGCATAATAACATGGGAGTCCCCATTCTGGCCTATGTAGGCAAGGGGGTGgaagcttcggttcttagcatggagttaTTAGCTATTCATAGAGGGCTGTCCCTATGCTTGGAGAAGGATATTCATAGTGTTTCGATCAGgtctgattcgaagttggcagtggatATTCTTATGGGTTCGATCACTTGCCCTTGGAGTGTGTATGTTTTAAAATGCCAGATTGGTGCTCTCTTGCACCATTTGTCTCACAAAGAATttaggcatgtttggagggaattgaaccaACCGGaagattttattgcttccattaaTAATGGGGATGGGGAAGCTATTATTCATCCTCTGGAGTTTCCAGAAGACCTTATGAGATTGATTCATGATGATGCAAGCAAGAAGACCTATTTTAGACCCCCCTAA